The genomic segment GTGGCGCCGATGTGGCCGGCGACGAATACGCGCAGCAGACGCCGCGAACCGAATCTCAGCTCGGCGAGGGCCAGCACGCAGAACAGCAACGGGATGATCATGAGCGCGGCATTGCTGTCACCGATGACGAACGCGCTCGACAGCAGCGTTCCGATGTGGCCGCGGAGCAGGTTGTGCAGGTTGGTGCTGGCGTGCAGGACCACACGGGACTGATCGTCGTCGCTCAGCTCGGAGACCAGGACGGTGACGGCCACCAGCAGGGCGGCATAGGTATAGGTGACGGGAAGCAGCAACCGACGCCAGCGCGGGGTGGTCACCGTACCGCTCTCCAACGATGCTCCCTGGACCGGTGCTTCTTCGAGCACGACCATGAGCACTCCTTCCCCATCACTATCCGGTCACGCCGGACCTACACTTCCATGATCCACAAAACGGCTTTCGAGGGGCTGGTTGTTCCTCGAGAGGACTCTGAGAAGTGCGCAAACCGCCGGGTCGCCGCCT from the Nocardia sp. BMG111209 genome contains:
- a CDS encoding rhomboid-like protein, yielding MVVLEEAPVQGASLESGTVTTPRWRRLLLPVTYTYAALLVAVTVLVSELSDDDQSRVVLHASTNLHNLLRGHIGTLLSSAFVIGDSNAALMIIPLLFCVLALAELRFGSRRLLRVFVAGHIGATLLVAIGLWVAVEADWLPWSISQAEDVGISYGAMALIGAFIALLPSRWRPTWAICWLAVAVAGVAMGRTFTNVGHLLAVAIGLAAGFWWIRSGRLDALRRLSWPESGLLGTGALLGYLLLVG